Genomic window (Sebastes umbrosus isolate fSebUmb1 chromosome 21, fSebUmb1.pri, whole genome shotgun sequence):
AAAACTGTCAATAAATACGATGCTGACTTCACAGGAACAACAAAACCTGTTTACCGTGTTTTAGTTTTCCATCACATACTCAAGGGATATGTGACGGTTCATGACAGAcgtgtcatgtcatgtcatcagCCAAACTTTGAGCAACTGCAGCTTGCAGGAATCACGTACAGTTTCTGTTGAAAATAATCTCTCTAATTCGTCTTCTTACCAGCGAGTATCTGGCCAACAGTTCCTGTTCCAAAGTGCATCCAGTTGAAGATGATCCTCCTGCATATTATGTAGAAAGATGGGACCTGGTATGATTTCAGCTAATGtggatgaatttaaaaaaaaaaaaaataatgctgcTTCCCACAGGACTGAATACGGATAAAATCCACTTATTTGAGACAGTGATGAGCGAGTCATGGAGTTGTTAATATTCTGGTTTCAGGTCTTACCTGGGGGACTCCGGGGCTGGTCTGAGAACTGCCATAATTAGCTGGATGACTGACAGAGCCATGACAGTGCAGCCTATGTAAGGGTGAGAGCCGGCATGctgagaaaacagagaaagacgAGAGAaagcacagagggagaggagctgATACGCTGGAGTGAGATATCTGGTCATACATCGGCAAGAAAATACCAAGAAACGTTACTATCTATGGATAcacttatgtttatatacagtatatatacgtatCCAGTGGAAGGGGAAACAGATGGAACTTAAACTTAAAGATACTGGAAAAGCAGTTGTATGATTTATTGGTGCTAGATTCGCTACGTACTGATGATGTGTCCTGGGGAAAGATAGACAACTAGAGGCCTCTGAGAAACACTGTGAACAGAGATCAGGtcgatgtacagtatatgtcagTGTCTAGGAGCTGGAAATAAGAACAGCTTCTATGTCCCAGGCAGAGTATGGACGTCATCTAAATATTAAAGTATGTGAAGATCGGGGCCAGGATTTGTCAAAAAGCTAGACGTGATCTCAATCAGTTGGATTCAAGTGAAAGATAAAGACCTCCACTTTTTACTCCTTCTCACagacttcacaataaaagctgtaaaatgtaTCTTGGCTTAAAGATACTCTCGGAAGTTGGTTAGGAGTATAGACCCGTGATGGCGACAGTACAGAAACAGAGGTGAGGTCTTCTGAGACATGTTGTGGGATTTACAATGTGCcaatataataagaataatatacCAACGGTCATGAAGAACAATACATTAACTGAAGCTAAAATGCATCCAGTAATTACAAATAGTAGAGTTTTAGAGCTTTTTAGTAGAAGCTCAGCCTCTGTGGTGAGTCAGGGTGCGCAAATGCTGGAGTGATTCAACACCGCACTCACACCACAGAACAGCATGTGACTAACACGGCtgagtcactcacacacaccatggtAAAGCCtgaggaacacacacaaacacacctcacACTCATACACACCACAGTTAAGcctgaggaacacacacacacacacacacacacacacacacacacacacacacacacacacacacacacacacacacacacacacacacacacacacacacagtgttagTTGACAGCAGAAGAAGCTGAACTACGGGAACATCAAGAGAAATAACATTTGATTCACTGAAGAAAAGACTTTCTGACTAACGTGTCAAAGATAATACTCATATCATGTCATCATAATCATAAACAGATCGGCCTTGTtgtaacacagacacacacacacagtgctatCACAGACtgagaaataaacattacaaaTGATTTAATGGACAAATTCATCAGCTGAGTGGTGGTAACAAAGGTTACACTAATACAGTAATAGTACTGTAATGTACTAGTAAtgctagttctataagcacaggcggagccctctacAGGACTCTATGGAGCGAGATTGATGTACACCCTGCCATCAGGACCACTGTCAGGCGGGGGCAAAGGGTACAGCTGTCCCCGGGCCCAAGGCCAAGGCCCAAGGCCAGGGGGTCCAAGGCCGGGGGAGGCCCGAAGCCAGTAAATTAGAAAAGTTCTGATCAGTCAGGAATATACAtggttttaattattaataactaTTACAAACTGTGGGCTAAAACACACTAGAAGCCtgattctcctttacaataattcactaGCTATATTTACAatcaggcaggcaaactcattACAATACACACtaattaagatcagtgtatatgatggaatagtAGCATTAGAACGTGCCAGAGGTCACTAAATTTGggctttcataaaaaaaaaaacattctccgGGGGGTCATGCCCCCGGACCGCCTttgctggctactgtttcccacTAGCTTTCTATTCCATATCCTTGTGGAAATCCCTGATCAGGGgctcaacaaaataaaagccaaggtacagagagaacaagaaaatgaaaggatCCGAGACGCAGTGAACACATTTCTGTTGAAGCAGCAGGTATGACAGGCAAGAGCTGAACGTACAAAGATGAGGAGCAATAGGCAGACTAACAAATAAAACCCACtagcgggctcatttttaaagttggagtgaatatgaatattgcctaatatataatataataatatcatatgaaAGTGGGCGACCTGGAGTTGGGCTGGATGAGGGGCCCGATTTGGAAAGTCTGTCCCCCTGCCCAGAATTCCTAATGGCTGGCCTGCCTGCCGTGACGCGGTATGTGTTTTAAGTGCATTAACATTGGGCAGCCACGAAGCGTCATGCTTGATTCAAGTTCAAAAAGATGCCATGTGAAgccgaggaggtggagagagggggaggaataTGTCTTTGAGAAATGTAATTCATTTTAACCAACATTACCGGCATCAGCTTATTAAcaacaacatgaaaaaaaaaaaaaaaaaaaggcagaacatttttctttttcctcaccGCAGCGTTACGCCTCGCCTCAGCTCTGATGATGCCGGTAAgtgaatatcacaattacttaGATTTTTACTTaactttgtctttgttttatgttgACATGAAGGGAGACATGAGCAGCAGGAATCTGTGGAAGTCATTGTTACAGAGAAGACCAGGCTGAAACTCATCAATGTTTGCATCTCTGACTTGGTTCTGGAGAGCATGGATTGTAAGTATACCAACATGAAATGTTGATATCCCTGAGAGTGGTTAAACAAATATGCCCACTTGTAATGATTGGACTATTAAAGAATGTACAGCATACGTGTATTGAGTGTATGAAATGCAAAAAGGGGATACAGTATACAAATTCTCATTTGCTTGATACAGGgcacgttttttttaacagttgttttttaatcacacatttgacTGTAatgaattttattattattactgttgttgttgttattattattattattattattattattattatttatgttccttgctcatttatttagttatttcctTTCCTGTGCTCTCTCTTAGTTAACTacctttaatacttttttttttctcctctctccatatATCCACAATATAGACTCCTcccaagaacacacacactcacttattGGTCCACCAACACAAGAGCAAGCCATGATGACACATAGACACAGCAAAAGATTCAGAGATGCCAGTTAGACAGATGGAGGGACAGGTGGACAATCATGGAGgcggtacaaacacacacacacacacacacacacacacgcacacacacacacacacacttaccttGCTCCATCCCCTCCTGTATATGAAAGGCAGGCTGAAGGCCACAGCAGTTAGAACCACAGCCAAGACCATCATGGTCCGATGGAGCTACagtgagaaggagagagagaaggatagagagagagagggagggagggaggtggaacactgtatgtaaatacttGATGGAGACCGGTTCACTGCTGTGTTATTACCcaccagagacagagagaagcaaACAAATCATTTGTTTGTGAATTATTCCGTTAATGAAGACATTTCAGAGCACATCCCAGgttgttgtcatggtaacagatactgtatatagtggTGCTCTCACCTGAAACCACAGCCTTTGTCCCAGCAGAGTTGTGTCAGGCCAGGAGTGTTTGTAGTGGTGAGCGATGAAGATGGCTGTGCTCACCGTCCACATCCAGGCAGTCAGCATCAACACACCTGAGAGAACAGACCACAGCTACCATAAAGGGCCCGCTGTCTACCACTGAATTAATGGATAAGATATATCTGATCATATGCATCATCATATTATGTTTGTTTGGAAGAGGTCCTCAATCTGAGTTTTCAGTGATGTTAATGTTTGCTGTAGTAGGCTACATCAGAGCTGACACCAGAGCTACGGCGACTACAGAGATCCTGTGGACACggactgtgattggtcagcttgTGTCTGATGGATATCGTTGAGAGTGAAGACAACATGAAGCAAGCTGAAGAAAGATTCAGTACTCTGCTGTGTTCGTTGGTCTGTCCAAAACGGTGCTATTGTGTTAATATACTGAGCCGATACTAGAGACCAACCGTGGAACTTGATGAGCAGGGGGGAGCGGGAGCCAGATAGATCCTCTGGATGTCCAGTGAtcaccttctgattggtggagatGAGAGGTTGGCGATCGTGTCTGTGGATTAAACCTGTGGAGGAGAAACTTTAGATATATTTACTCTGCACTAAATTTACACAAAGCTTCCTTTTAAACGCACAAAACATTAAACACAAGAATAGTGATATTTTGCCTCCCAGCAGTAGTAGAAGAGGAAGCAATGTAAGCTATTCTTGACGATCTGACTGAAGCAAGTTTTCTCACTGAAGAAGTGACTAGTCAGGAGCATATTACCCTGGCATGCACCCCCCCCCCTCGACGGTTGTGGCCTGCTTCCACTGGCAGCCAGCTGGTCAGAGAGCAGGAAGCCTCTAAAGCCTGGGACACACAGGGaatgtcaggagcgcgtggcggctgcgtggcgtggtggctgcgtgattcacgcgtcgggtgttcacaccagctgcgtttcagctgcgtgtcagctgtgtttctgctgctgcagctgctgctgtcagccctttctttctacatagagtttgccttttaatggccatttcatttcattataaatatcatttatatatattttagacacagaaaggttaagaaacgtgtggtaatttgtaaataatagtaataatccaccattaaaactccatactatattcattcatggagctctccaagtcactgcatgttctagaacactgtcctgcacatatttcagaataaaagccttgtgtaaacaaataaaggaattctgtccacagaaaaaactgaaaaaagtctttactttttttttcatcaacgtaacatattctacagatagacatcgaaactgtagtaatcttgctggtatgatgtcaatatacacgtggcaaaaataggcaagacctctattctctagaagagactcagctgctgacgttcctggtgtgtcccggGCTtaacgctgctgctgcatgaCAGGGAGAACTGGTGTGTGTTGGGCATCACCTTGACGTCTTCAAGCGTAACACCCCCCGCCATCTCAGACTGACATTCTGGACCGTAGCATCGGTCAGATGagtaatctgaatctgcaaccGCAGGTCGTGTGATGATTCTAGATAACGTGACCTCTCGGTGTGTATTGCTGGGACTCACGGCTTTTCCGTGGATGGGCCGCTATGATCTCCTAGGAGCCCCCATCGCCACGGAAGGGCTTTTCGGATCAATGTCATCTGTAACTCAGTGCTTTTAACGTCTGGATGAGGAGAAATGACAGCTTACGAACGCCACCGGCCGTTCGCTCGCTCATCATCAGAATAGAGCTGAGGTGAGGTGCATCGACGCAACGGTGATGACAAACGAGAGTGTTGCAGCACGGAGCATGGCCCGGGCAGCCTCGAGAGAGGGGGCGGACGCCTCTTCCCTCCTGTCGTTAATAGCTGGTGACGGTAATGTTGCTGAAAATGTAAagaatgttttaattaaaacaaattacgGTTCTCAAAGAGCACATTCCTCCCCTCTCCCCATGGCGTCTTGTTGAGCTTGGCTAGATCCGAGTGTGACGCTTCATGGCTGAACTCAAAACACACGCCGGCCATCCCGCTCCACCTCCGGTGAAAGAGGCAGTGGGCTGGTGAGATCACGCCCGGAAAGAACAGATGATAGTATATTTGGATCAGTTTGTGGACTGAAGCAAACCCGCATGTAGAACTGCACAATGCAGAATATTAGTAACGTTATTAGTAATGTGTAAACGTGTTTCATTTCACAGTTCGCAAGAACAATTGGCAACGTGTGATGCTGGACGTGCATTATGTCATGTTCTACCTTTGTACGACACATTGAACTTTACTCAAGTTCAACTTTCTGTTATGATGCAGAATGAAGTAGTGATTGTGCAGGCTAGCAGAAAAACGATGCGCTCTTTATGCGAGAAGTTCAGTCAGTAATAATTAAGATCTGCATGTATTGTGTTTGTTAGTTCTCAGCAGAAACATTAGTTACTGCTCAGATTAATCAAACAGCAGAGACATTTCCATCCACTGTAGAACCACTTTATACTTCCTTGATGTAAGTGTCCTGATTTATTCTGCACATAAGTTCAGTGTGACTTTGCAAATCCATTCAAACACTTCCTTACATCCtacttttctttccaaactTATTTGCTGTTATAAAAATGAGTTGCATATAATTGGAATTTAAAGGAAAAAGGCTTGCCTGATATAAATGCGTCACCTGTGGGTTCATCAGCATAATGTTGGTTGGCTCTGTAACAGAGAGGTCTTCGCTCAACTACATGATCACTGTTTAAGCTCCAGTTGGTAGTATCACATTTGTTTGCATTACATTAGTGTTAGTAGCCTCAGAAACTGTCATAAACTTGAACATAATTACAGCAGTTGTCAAGCATTAAAGTAGTATCATATTGCATTAAATTGTACAGctgttctattttttttctggtcacTGGACTGCATAAAGGACTggtcattattttttttgacaggaAGCCAATAGAGGCCATACCTGTCACTGCTGCCTTACCTTGGTGAGATCTCCCATGTGCCAGGAACAGGAAGTAGCTCTGGTTTAAGTTGAACCTGTCCTCCACCTGAGGGTGGATGATGTTTCTTTGGAAACGGCATTGGATGACCCCGTCGGCCAGTCTCCATGCCCGACCCCACAGGTCCtcctggagacagagaggaggtcaACGCTGACAGCCGAcagctgacagctgctgttacCGTAGCTGATGATGATccgtgtgtgtctcagtgtgtatACTGTACCTCTGTAGCCAGCACAGGGTGTGTTCGTCCAGACACATGAGCAGCACTGATGCTAACTCTGCCTCcatcattcacacacagataGGCGTCATCATCCCCCTACAATGGCAGaaacatttacatactgtacatctcttTACAGTGCGTTTAACTGTAAGAGGACACTGAACGATAACACAGCAAAAAATACATCACAAGGACTAAGAGCAAGCGAAAATCATCCATCAAAACCAAAGCACTGTACTTTTGTCAGAGTGCTCGTGTCAGCAGTGATGAAACTCACCATCCATTTGTCCCGAGACAGGGCGAAGGACACGTAACCTTCAGCAGGTCCACTCAGTTCAAACATCACACTCCGTCCTTGTTGATCGGTGATGAACGACAGGAAGAAACAGTGGAGGTCTGACTCTGGGTGACAGCCCACCGGGTCTCTGAGGCAAGTTTTACTGTGGGCACACCCCGCTGAACTAAACTGAGGAGGAAGGAGACAGAAAACACTTCAGACATGTAGCTCACAGTTCTATTCTATAACCCTTCATTTCAACAGTTCTCTTTACAGCTACTGCAGGAAGAATCTGAATCTGTACTGTATCTAAAGCAACAGGGGCAGTAATGGTTAGTTATCACAGGATACTAATGTTCAGTGTGATGTCTATGAGCTGGGAAGAGTTCCACCAAGGAGTCATCTTCACACTCATTTTATATGAATTTACTGAATTTGGTAGCAAACAATGAGGGCATATACAGCAGAAACccctgtactgtatgttgtaaGGCAATCCAACAGTCTacctttacattttaaattattgttAAATGCTGTTGCTTCAGAAAGGTCTTAGCTCAACCATATCATATTTTGAGGCttagtttttataattttggATAGTTTTTTATGTTAGTTGTGACAGTTCACAGTTCAACAGGGTATAGGAACCAAATGGAGACCGGGACACACAGTGAATGTCAGGAGCGCGTGACGGCTGCGTGACGGCTGCGTGACGGCTGCGTGGCAGCTGCGTGGCGGCTGTGTAGCAGCGGCGTGGCAGCtacgtggcggctgcgtgattcacacgtcgggtgttcacaccaccTGACAGCTGTGTGTCAGCTGCGTGTGTCTGCTGCCGtctgccttttaatggccatttcatttaattataaatgtcatttatatttattattatttttatttatatttagaaaggttaagaaacgtgtggtaatttgtaaataatagtaataatcgacaattaaaaccccgtactatattcattcattgagttctccaagtcactgcatgttctacaacactgtccggcacatatttcagaataatgcaTCAAAATGAATGTGTAGTTATTATTTACCGATATGAAAATGGTGCACATAATACTATGACGTCAGACACTGACCGGTGTGAACAGAGCCGTGGCGCTGCTGGTGGTTTGAGCAGGAACAGCAGTTGGTGGAACAGCAGTCGCTCCTCTAAGAGAGACCTCAGGACCTGCAATCCTCACCCAGTAAACCTTGTACTCATGTACCACTGTCACACTGCAACACACATATTAAACACACCTTCAGACAGTGAAGTATGAAGCTCGTAGGCCAGACTGTTGTAGTGTTCATCGAGAAAGCAATTATGacatattttaaagggactgtttgtaactttttacacgtataaatcattgctg
Coding sequences:
- the LOC119480326 gene encoding putative ferric-chelate reductase 1; translated protein: MWRSYFLLAVLTGSVKPVSGYSNGKVSIACGDMVPQHGHEPSPDPPPYSITVDKDTFSPQDNITVSLQAASSNPTFFRGFLIEARDAEKLDSPAVGFFILTDPHESQLLQCGHSQGSGVSHRSSKRKTHVQAVWTSPENPPQRVQFLVTVVHEYKVYWVRIAGPEVSLRGATAVPPTAVPAQTTSSATALFTPFSSAGCAHSKTCLRDPVGCHPESDLHCFFLSFITDQQGRSVMFELSGPAEGYVSFALSRDKWMGDDDAYLCVNDGGRVSISAAHVSGRTHPVLATEEDLWGRAWRLADGVIQCRFQRNIIHPQVEDRFNLNQSYFLFLAHGRSHQGLIHRHDRQPLISTNQKVITGHPEDLSGSRSPLLIKFHGVLMLTAWMWTVSTAIFIAHHYKHSWPDTTLLGQRLWFQLHRTMMVLAVVLTAVAFSLPFIYRRGWSKHAGSHPYIGCTVMALSVIQLIMAVLRPAPESPRRIIFNWMHFGTGTVGQILAVVCVFLGAAQQALLLPSPRAAAALTGWLLWIMLANLLLLVHSYRLRRTGNMDSDDKEILFAQLERQQHGEISKVKKMVLVVFLVGNTGFLAALITSIASV